A window from Neoarius graeffei isolate fNeoGra1 chromosome 14, fNeoGra1.pri, whole genome shotgun sequence encodes these proteins:
- the LOC132897607 gene encoding interferon-induced protein with tetratricopeptide repeats 5-like: MGVDLNRFYLYHCSLPDLFSQLSFIHACDSVISFSTSSTQDTFFKTRLLQLECHFTWALNKNDVDLTDLLNRLEEQLNLDLGGETGAARAHSYKGFVKFLLGSNTEALSNFERSVELTKSRGNDCDKLFVVAYGDLAWLYYHMGNFTECESYLSKLSEIKVKYPSVPYAEVLGEKGWTFLKFSQKYYEWAKKCFKKALELEPEDPEWNAGLAIALYRLEYNLQNSAVSTETSTENSTDQLRWAIATNPDDDVLKVLLALRLTVDKKYNEAESLVEQALESSPEHPNVLRYVAKFLRNQGSVDRSIALLKTALEKVTNAAFIHHQLGLCYKQKIQNLRFAGSHHRTGAEIKQAQEQCIYHLEIATKLKTGFILAMSDLALQYGVKRDMQRAEEMFHNAFQTAKERNENCQYVHLCYAEFQQYSMKCEPAAIKHYTECLNLNPKTYHGKKSAESLKKIAKRRIENNPEDGEAFGILGIIHKEQGEKQQAIECFEKALSCEDNEDYLSHLCELQISLQ; encoded by the exons ATGGGTGTGGATTTAAATCGCTTCTATCTGTATCACTGTAGTCTCCCTGATCTGTTTTCACAGT TGAGTTTCATTCATGCATGTGACTCAGTTATTTCTTTCTCTACCAGTTCAACACAAGACACATTTTTCAAAACCAGACTTCTTCAGCTGGAATGCCATTTTACCTGGGCTCTGAACAAAAATGATGTAGATCTCACTGACCTTCTGAACAGGCTAGAAGAACAGCTTAACCTGGATCTTGGAGGGGAGACAGGAGCTGCACGTGCACACAGCTATAAGGGATTTGTGAAATTTCTTCTTGGCTCCAATACTGAGGCTCTCAGCAACTTTGAGAGATCTGTAGAGCTCACTAAGTCTCGTGGAAATGACTGTGACAAGTTGTTTGTTGTTGCTTATGGAGACCTTGCATGGTTATACTATCACATGGGTAATTTCACAGAGTGTGAAAGCTACTTGAGTAAGCTGAGCGAGATTAAAGTGAAATATCCATCTGTCCCATATGCTGAGGTGCTTGGAGAAAAAGGATGGACATTCCTTAAGTTTTCTCAGAAATATTATGAATGGGCGAAAAAGTGCTTCAAGAAGGCCCTGGAGCTGGAACCAGAGGACCCTGAATGGAATGCCGGCCTTGCTATTGCTCTGTATCGGCTGGAGTATAATCTCCAAAATTCAGCGGTGTCAACTGAAACTTCAACTGAAAATTCAACTGATCAGCTTAGATGGGCCATAGCCACGAACCCAGACGATGATGTTCTTAAGGTTCTGCTTGCACTTAGATTGACTGTTGACAAGAAGTACAATGAGGCAGAGAGCCTAGTGGAGCAAGCCTTAGAGAGCTCTCCAGAACATCCAAATGTGCTTCGATATGTTGCAAAGTTTTTGCGGAATCAAGGGTCTGTGGACAGGTCTATTGCCCTCCTAAAGACAGCATTAGAGAAAGTGACCAATGCAGCCTTTATACACCATCAGCTGGGGCTTTGCTATAAGCAAAAGATCCAGAATCTGAGGTTTGCAGGAAGCCACCACAGAACAGGTGCTGAAATTAAGCAAGCTCAAGAGCAGTGCATCTACCACTTGGAGATAGCGACCAAACTGAAGACTGGTTTCATCCTTGCTATGAGTGATCTGGCCCTCCAGTATGGGGTGAAGCGGGATATGCAGAGAGCAGAAGAAATGTTCCACAATGCATTTCAGACAGCtaaagaaagaaacgagaactgCCAGTATGTTCATCTCTGTTATGCAGAATTCCAGCAGTACAGTATGAAATGTGAGCCTGCTGCCATCAAACACTACACTGAATGTCTGAATTTAAATCCAAAGACATATCATGGGAAGAAAAGTGCTGAAAGTCTGAAAAAGATTGCAAAGAGAAGAATTGAGAACAACCCAGAGGATGGAGAGGCCTTTGGAATACTCGGAATCATTCATAAGGAACAAGGAGAAAAGCAACAAGCCATAGAGTGCTTTGAGAAAGCGCTGAGCTGTGAAGACAATGAGGATTATCTCAGTCATCTTTGTGAACTTCAGATTTCATTACAGTAA
- the LOC132897604 gene encoding interferon-induced protein with tetratricopeptide repeats 5-like — protein MGVDLNRFYLYHCSLPDLFSQLSFIHACDSVISFSTSSTQDTFFKTRLLQLECHFTWALNKNDVDLTDLLNRLEEQLNLDLGGETGAARAHSYKGFVKFLLGSNTEALSNFERSVELTKSRGNDCDKLFVVAYGDLAWLYYHMGNFTECESYLSKLSEIKVKYPSVPYAEVLGEKGWTFLKFSQKYYEWAKKCFKKALELEPEDPEWNAGLAIALYRLEYNLQNSAVSTETSTENSTDQLRWAIATNPDDDVLKVLLALRLTVDKKYNEAESLVEQALESSPEHPNVLRYVAKFLRNQGSVDRSIALLKTALEKVTNAAFIHHQLGLCYKQKIQNLRFAGSHHRTGAEIKQAQEQCIYHLEIATKLKTGFILAMSDLALQYGVKRDMQRAEEMFHNAFQTAKERNENCQYVHLCYAEFQQYSMKCEPAAIKHYTECLNLNPKTYHGKKSAESLKKIAKRRIENNPEDGEAFGILGIIHKEQGEKQQAIECFEKALSCEDNEDYLSHLCELQISLQ, from the exons ATGGGTGTGGATTTAAATCGCTTCTATCTGTATCACTGTAGTCTCCCTGATCTGTTTTCACAGT TGAGTTTCATTCATGCATGTGACTCAGTTATTTCTTTCTCTACTAGTTCAACACAAGACACATTTTTCAAAACCAGACTTCTTCAGCTGGAATGCCATTTTACCTGGGCTCTGAACAAAAATGATGTAGATCTCACTGACCTTCTGAACAGGCTAGAAGAACAGCTTAACCTGGATCTTGGAGGGGAGACAGGAGCTGCACGTGCACACAGCTATAAGGGATTTGTGAAATTTCTTCTTGGCTCCAATACTGAGGCTCTCAGCAACTTTGAGAGATCTGTAGAGCTCACTAAGTCTCGTGGAAATGACTGTGACAAGTTGTTTGTTGTTGCTTATGGAGACCTTGCATGGTTATACTATCACATGGGTAATTTCACAGAGTGTGAAAGCTACTTGAGTAAGCTGAGCGAGATTAAAGTGAAATATCCATCTGTCCCATATGCTGAGGTGCTTGGAGAAAAAGGATGGACATTCCTTAAGTTTTCTCAGAAATATTATGAATGGGCGAAAAAGTGCTTCAAGAAGGCCCTGGAGCTGGAACCAGAGGACCCTGAATGGAATGCCGGCCTTGCTATTGCTCTGTATCGGCTGGAGTATAATCTCCAAAATTCAGCGGTGTCAACTGAAACTTCAACTGAAAATTCAACTGATCAGCTTAGATGGGCCATAGCCACGAACCCAGACGATGATGTTCTTAAGGTTCTGCTTGCACTTAGATTGACTGTTGACAAGAAGTACAATGAGGCAGAGAGCCTAGTGGAGCAAGCCTTAGAGAGCTCTCCAGAACATCCAAATGTGCTTCGATATGTTGCAAAGTTTTTGCGGAATCAAGGGTCTGTGGACAGGTCTATTGCCCTCCTAAAGACAGCATTAGAGAAAGTGACCAATGCAGCCTTTATACACCATCAGCTGGGGCTTTGCTATAAGCAAAAGATCCAGAATCTGAGGTTTGCAGGAAGCCACCACAGAACAGGTGCTGAAATTAAGCAAGCTCAAGAGCAGTGCATCTACCACTTGGAGATAGCGACCAAACTGAAGACTGGTTTCATCCTTGCTATGAGTGATCTGGCCCTCCAGTATGGGGTGAAGCGGGATATGCAGAGAGCAGAAGAAATGTTCCACAATGCATTTCAGACAGCtaaagaaagaaacgagaactgCCAGTATGTTCATCTCTGTTATGCAGAATTCCAGCAGTACAGTATGAAATGTGAGCCTGCTGCCATCAAACACTACACTGAATGTCTGAATTTAAATCCAAAGACATATCATGGGAAGAAAAGTGCTGAAAGTCTGAAAAAGATTGCAAAGAGAAGAATTGAGAACAACCCAGAGGATGGAGAGGCCTTTGGAATACTCGGAATCATTCATAAGGAACAAGGAGAAAAGCAACAAGCCATAGAGTGCTTTGAGAAAGCGCTGAGCTGTGAAGACAATGAGGATTATCTCAGTCATCTTTGTGAACTTCAGATTTCATTACAGTAA